One window from the genome of Thermodesulfovibrionales bacterium encodes:
- a CDS encoding ATP-binding protein: MSLGNLNFYDVSVDDLKDLINAEVPEGLNIEYKRDFYGSSDDDKKEALKDISSFANSFGGHLIIGMTARDGIPTELSGLQNAIPDKAIQYLENLVRDGIEPRITGIRMKAIPVDSEHFALVLRIPRSWNPPHRVRAKNVNRFYIRNSAGAHEVSVEELRSLFTLSATLHDRIIAFRRERLAILSADEGPIKIEAQGRLILHVIPLSAFSYTSALDVKQIFNHHSFFRPISSMGYNHQFNFDGVLIVRDGDKCYGYTQIFRNGIIEATKASLVREHEGMKVIPSLSFDNYIFEVLPGYLNGLRALDIPPPLVVMISLQEVYGAFLGVTNSIYDFDSRIKFNKSELLLPEIMIDDYGSEQDYQKSMKPAFDALWNAAGYAASKYFNEKDIWVGEQNNA; encoded by the coding sequence ATGTCATTAGGAAATCTCAATTTTTATGATGTCTCAGTAGATGACCTTAAGGATCTTATCAATGCAGAGGTTCCTGAAGGATTGAATATTGAGTATAAACGAGACTTCTACGGGTCATCTGACGATGATAAAAAAGAAGCTTTAAAGGATATTTCATCTTTTGCCAATTCATTTGGGGGCCATCTTATCATCGGAATGACTGCAAGAGATGGAATCCCGACAGAACTTTCTGGCTTGCAAAATGCTATTCCGGATAAGGCAATTCAATACTTGGAAAATTTAGTTCGTGACGGGATTGAGCCGCGTATCACTGGCATTAGAATGAAAGCAATTCCTGTGGATTCAGAACATTTCGCATTAGTACTTCGCATTCCTAGAAGTTGGAATCCACCTCATCGTGTCAGAGCTAAGAATGTCAATCGGTTTTATATTCGTAACTCCGCTGGCGCGCATGAAGTCAGTGTTGAGGAATTAAGATCTCTTTTCACCCTTTCAGCAACATTACATGACCGAATAATTGCTTTTCGCAGAGAACGTTTAGCAATATTGTCGGCCGATGAAGGACCGATAAAAATAGAAGCTCAAGGGAGATTGATTCTTCATGTGATTCCCTTATCTGCTTTTAGTTATACCTCGGCTTTAGATGTAAAGCAAATATTTAATCATCATTCATTTTTTCGACCAATCTCTTCCATGGGTTATAATCATCAGTTCAACTTTGACGGAGTTCTAATTGTTCGGGATGGAGATAAGTGTTATGGGTATACGCAAATATTTAGAAACGGAATAATTGAGGCTACGAAGGCTAGCCTCGTTAGAGAACACGAGGGAATGAAAGTTATTCCCAGTTTAAGTTTTGATAACTATATTTTTGAAGTGTTACCTGGCTATCTGAATGGTTTAAGAGCGCTTGATATACCCCCGCCACTCGTCGTTATGATTTCTTTGCAAGAAGTTTATGGCGCATTTCTGGGAGTAACAAACTCGATTTATGACTTTGATTCACGGATCAAATTCAATAAGTCAGAACTATTATTGCCTGAGATTATGATAGATGATTATGGATCCGAGCAGGATTATCAGAAGTC
- a CDS encoding AraC family transcriptional regulator, whose protein sequence is MDKATKNDIIENDTLRVAIEALAKSIARWTDKPDRIMTAIPELSFFRRDEPTQTASAMYEPSICLTTQGAKRVMLGDDIYVYDAHHFLITSVDLPTVVQIIEASPDKPFLGLILKLDQREISQLMVDSNLPPPRLQQSSRGMATGEVTLPLLTAFQRLIDLLVEPKDIPILAPIIKREIFYRLLVSDQGARLRQMASAGSQSHQIARAIDWLKGHYTKPLRIDDLATQVHMSTSTFHHHFRALTAMSPLQYQKWLRLNEARRLMLTERLDATTAALQVGYESPSQFSREYSRLFGNSPLRDITSLRQIATVESV, encoded by the coding sequence ATGGACAAGGCAACCAAGAATGACATAATCGAGAATGACACCCTGCGAGTTGCGATTGAGGCGTTGGCAAAGAGTATTGCACGATGGACTGATAAACCAGACAGGATCATGACCGCAATTCCCGAGTTGTCATTCTTTCGGCGGGATGAGCCGACTCAGACTGCGAGCGCTATGTACGAGCCGAGTATTTGTTTGACAACACAAGGTGCAAAACGCGTAATGCTCGGAGATGATATATATGTTTATGATGCGCACCATTTCTTGATCACGTCCGTTGATCTGCCTACGGTTGTGCAGATCATCGAGGCGAGTCCGGATAAGCCTTTCCTTGGGCTCATATTGAAACTTGATCAGCGCGAGATCTCACAACTGATGGTGGATAGCAATCTGCCCCCGCCGCGTCTGCAGCAATCGAGTCGTGGCATGGCGACGGGCGAGGTCACGTTGCCGCTGCTAACCGCCTTTCAACGGTTGATCGACCTGCTTGTTGAGCCGAAGGATATCCCGATCCTTGCGCCGATCATCAAGCGGGAAATATTTTACCGTTTACTGGTCAGCGATCAGGGTGCGCGTCTGCGCCAGATGGCGTCGGCAGGAAGTCAGAGTCATCAGATAGCGCGGGCGATCGATTGGCTGAAGGGCCACTACACCAAGCCTCTGCGTATTGACGACCTCGCAACGCAAGTCCATATGAGCACATCGACCTTCCACCATCACTTCCGGGCGCTGACGGCCATGAGCCCGCTGCAGTATCAAAAATGGTTGCGTTTGAACGAAGCGCGGCGGTTGATGCTCACCGAACGTCTGGATGCAACAACCGCCGCGCTTCAGGTCGGCTATGAGAGCCCCTCACAATTCAGCCGAGAGTACAGCCGTCTGTTTGGCAACTCGCCGTTACGCGATATCACAAGCTTGCGACAGATTGCCACTGTAGAGAGTGTCTAA
- a CDS encoding aldo/keto reductase has product MQKRKLGKSGLEVSALGLGCMGMTYGYGPGGDKQEMIALIRKAVEMGVTFFDTAEAYGATNEELVGEALAPFRGRVAIATKFGIKHDARGQQFQDSRPEGIRQSLEGSLKRLKVDVIDLYYQHRVDVNVPIEDVAGTVKDLIREGKVKHFGLSEPGVKTIRRAHAVQPITAIQSEYSLWWKRPEEELLPTLEELGIGLVPFSPLGKGFLTGKIDEKTTFDKSDFRNIVPRFTPEARKANQALVDLLKMIAERKKATPAQIALAWLLAQKPWIVPIPGTKKLSRLEENLGAATLELTSDDLREIDSAASKITIEGARYPEILEKRTGI; this is encoded by the coding sequence ATGCAAAAACGTAAACTAGGAAAAAGCGGCCTGGAAGTTTCGGCTCTCGGACTCGGCTGCATGGGGATGACGTACGGTTATGGTCCGGGTGGAGACAAGCAGGAGATGATCGCTCTTATACGGAAAGCCGTGGAGATGGGAGTCACGTTCTTCGATACTGCCGAGGCCTATGGTGCCACGAATGAAGAGCTTGTGGGAGAAGCGCTCGCTCCTTTCCGTGGCAGAGTGGCGATAGCGACCAAGTTCGGGATCAAGCACGATGCAAGAGGGCAGCAGTTCCAAGACAGTCGACCCGAGGGCATCAGGCAGAGCCTCGAAGGCTCGCTCAAGAGGCTCAAGGTCGATGTCATCGATCTATACTATCAACACCGTGTTGACGTGAATGTGCCGATCGAGGACGTGGCAGGAACGGTGAAGGACCTGATTCGGGAAGGTAAGGTCAAGCATTTCGGCCTCTCTGAACCGGGAGTAAAGACGATCCGCCGCGCGCACGCGGTCCAGCCGATTACCGCGATCCAGAGCGAATACTCGCTGTGGTGGAAACGCCCTGAGGAGGAATTGTTGCCGACGCTCGAGGAACTCGGGATCGGGCTCGTTCCCTTCAGTCCTCTCGGGAAAGGCTTCCTCACCGGAAAGATCGACGAGAAGACGACTTTCGATAAGTCTGACTTCCGCAACATAGTTCCTCGCTTTACGCCGGAGGCCAGGAAAGCGAACCAGGCCCTGGTCGATCTGCTTAAAATGATCGCAGAACGGAAGAAGGCGACGCCTGCTCAGATAGCGCTCGCCTGGCTGCTTGCGCAGAAGCCGTGGATAGTACCGATCCCGGGCACCAAAAAGCTTTCTCGCCTGGAAGAGAATCTCGGAGCAGCTACACTCGAGCTTACGTCCGACGATCTCCGTGAGATCGATAGCGCAGCCTCAAAGATCACGATCGAAGGGGCTCGATATCCCGAAATCCTGGAAAAAAGGACCGGTATCTAA
- a CDS encoding NAD(P)-dependent alcohol dehydrogenase yields the protein MTMNVLGYAAQSAKDSLAPFRFERRDQRPDDVAIEILYCGVCHSDLHTVRNDWASWFPTTYAVVPGHEIIGRVVSVGKDVKRFKPGDHVGVGCMVDSCQKCTACEQGHEQYCSEIATFTYNHIDRRDKMPTYGGYSEKIVVSDKFVLKIPDGLDLKGAAPLLCAGITTWSPLRHWKVEKGSKVAVIGLGGLGHMALKLAKALGAEVTLFTRTPGKEKDARRLGAHNVVLSTDKGQMTSVQGRFDLIIDTVPYVHDLNHYLPTLTVNGTLVLLGYLGDLESMLSTVPLVMGRRSVAGSVIGGIAETQEMLDFCGKHGITSDIEVIKIQDINKAYERMLKSDVKYRFVIDMASLKV from the coding sequence ATGACAATGAATGTACTTGGTTACGCAGCTCAGTCCGCCAAGGATTCCTTAGCGCCATTTCGCTTTGAACGCCGCGATCAGCGGCCTGACGACGTGGCTATCGAGATACTCTACTGCGGCGTATGCCATTCTGACCTGCATACCGTCCGCAATGACTGGGCCAGCTGGTTTCCCACGACGTACGCGGTCGTGCCCGGCCATGAAATTATTGGCCGCGTGGTAAGCGTCGGAAAGGATGTCAAACGCTTCAAACCGGGAGATCATGTCGGTGTTGGCTGTATGGTCGATTCCTGCCAGAAGTGCACAGCCTGCGAACAGGGACATGAACAGTATTGCTCGGAGATCGCAACATTCACCTATAACCATATTGATCGCCGTGACAAGATGCCTACCTATGGCGGGTATTCCGAGAAGATCGTGGTGTCGGATAAGTTTGTGCTCAAGATTCCCGATGGGCTGGACCTGAAAGGAGCAGCGCCCCTCCTCTGCGCAGGCATCACTACGTGGTCGCCGCTCCGCCACTGGAAAGTGGAGAAGGGCAGCAAGGTGGCGGTGATCGGCCTGGGCGGACTGGGTCACATGGCCCTGAAGCTGGCAAAGGCACTTGGTGCCGAAGTCACGCTGTTCACCCGTACACCAGGCAAAGAGAAGGACGCCCGTCGACTGGGCGCCCACAATGTCGTGCTCTCTACCGACAAAGGCCAGATGACGTCCGTGCAGGGACGTTTCGATCTGATCATCGATACTGTGCCCTATGTCCATGACCTCAACCACTATCTGCCGACGCTGACGGTCAACGGCACGCTGGTGCTTCTCGGGTATCTGGGTGATCTGGAGTCGATGCTGAGCACTGTTCCCTTGGTGATGGGGCGTAGGTCGGTTGCGGGGTCAGTCATCGGCGGTATTGCCGAGACCCAGGAGATGCTCGATTTCTGCGGCAAACACGGCATCACGTCCGATATTGAAGTGATCAAGATCCAGGATATCAATAAAGCGTATGAACGTATGCTTAAAAGCGATGTGAAGTACCGTTTTGTGATCGACATGGCATCGCTGAAAGTTTAA
- a CDS encoding SDR family oxidoreductase, translated as MKSVTVSIGSGSIGVAIARRVSAGKHILLADLKKQNADAAAAVLSDAGFEVSTATVDVSSREAVKSLAQKAATLGEVTGVIHAAGVSPSQASPKAILSVDMYGTALVLEEFGNIIARGGTGVVIASQSGHRLGALTDEQNKLLATTPADQLLSLPMLQLDQVKDSLHAYQLSKRGNALRVMAEAVRWGKRGARINTISPGIIITPLAKDELTGPRGEGYRRMIELCPVGRAGTPDEVANVAALLMGPEGAFITGSDFLMDGGVTSSYFFGELAP; from the coding sequence ATGAAGAGTGTCACGGTTTCAATAGGATCCGGGTCTATAGGTGTCGCAATCGCACGCAGAGTGAGCGCTGGAAAACACATTCTGCTTGCCGATTTAAAAAAACAGAATGCGGACGCCGCAGCCGCAGTTTTAAGTGACGCAGGATTTGAAGTCAGCACTGCGACCGTCGATGTATCCTCGCGCGAAGCAGTTAAGAGCCTTGCTCAGAAGGCTGCAACACTCGGAGAGGTGACGGGAGTCATCCACGCTGCCGGAGTTTCACCCTCGCAAGCTTCGCCGAAGGCTATTTTGTCGGTTGATATGTATGGCACTGCGCTCGTGCTTGAGGAATTTGGGAATATCATAGCACGCGGAGGTACCGGTGTGGTCATCGCCTCGCAATCTGGTCATCGTCTAGGCGCTCTTACGGATGAACAAAATAAACTTCTCGCCACCACCCCAGCCGATCAGCTTTTATCGCTTCCGATGCTTCAGCTTGATCAAGTGAAGGATTCCTTGCACGCTTATCAACTTTCAAAACGCGGGAACGCTTTGCGCGTAATGGCGGAAGCTGTCAGATGGGGTAAGCGCGGCGCGCGAATCAATACGATTAGTCCGGGGATTATTATCACACCACTCGCAAAAGATGAGCTGACCGGTCCTCGCGGAGAAGGTTACCGTCGCATGATTGAGCTTTGCCCCGTCGGAAGAGCGGGCACGCCTGATGAGGTTGCCAATGTCGCAGCCCTTCTCATGGGTCCGGAAGGTGCGTTTATCACGGGAAGCGATTTTCTGATGGATGGCGGAGTTACATCTTCGTATTTCTTTGGTGAGCTTGCTCCGTGA